The Andreesenia angusta genome contains the following window.
ACGAAAGCTCCTGCTCCTAGTCTTATCTCTAGGTCGAAGTTGAATCCTGTTCCGAAGATGTTCTTCCCTAGAACTCCCATCTCTTTTGCCTGGTCTATAGCTATCTGAAGTCTCTGAACCGCTATAGGGTACTCAGCTCTTACGTATACGTATCCCTGGTCTGCTCCTATTGCGTATCCAGCTAATTCCATAGCCTCTATTACAGCATTAGGGTCTCCCTCTAGTATACTTCTGTCCATGAACGCTCCTGGGTCTCCCTCGTCAGCGTTGCAAAGCACGTACTTCTGGCTTCCTTCTGCCTTGGCTGTAAACTCCCACTTAAGTCCTGCTGGGAATCCACCGCCCCCTCTTCCTCTTAGGCCAGAGTCCTTCATAGTCGCAAGCACGTCTTCTGGAGTCATCTCTGTAAGCGCCTTGTGTAGAGCCTGGTATCCGTCGTAAGCTATATACTCTTCTATTACTTCAGGGTTTATAACTCCACAGTTTCTAAGTGCTACCCTCTTCTGCTTGGCGTAGAATGCCACTTCGTTAAGAGA
Protein-coding sequences here:
- a CDS encoding (2Fe-2S) ferredoxin domain-containing protein, whose protein sequence is MITINDLKKIKEETLPSMALRESEFDLAGVNSTYRKQILICRGTGCTSSKSDKIEAKLDEILSEKKLKDEVTVVRVGCFGLCEAGPIVVVYPEGTFYSHVKLDDVERIIDEDIIKGEIVKDILYPGAIEDDKIKSLNEVAFYAKQKRVALRNCGVINPEVIEEYIAYDGYQALHKALTEMTPEDVLATMKDSGLRGRGGGGFPAGLKWEFTAKAEGSQKYVLCNADEGDPGAFMDRSILEGDPNAVIEAMELAGYAIGADQGYVYVRAEYPIAVQRLQIAIDQAKEMGVLGKNIFGTGFNFDLEIRLGAGAFV